One region of Acropora muricata isolate sample 2 chromosome 13, ASM3666990v1, whole genome shotgun sequence genomic DNA includes:
- the LOC136896046 gene encoding uncharacterized protein has protein sequence MLWLPDSLEEPKAAQGDKSSQLVPNRRKKISRVGKVFPKTSCKEKVVAKLDFQCVGLEKDKDVSLPTVYNEKPHQRSHETEERVLSAALKPGEGQDPAGKMDLCHLQLPELPSILGNRRGSALPSSPDANERLDLLVKGDTQSKDVLGFPEGKEKPFDFAPEEVIRSNLEPLINTLFEEDEFFLRDFEGEGLDRILFIRKMGVYVEIKTKEYQPGIFCTLLFHCPRCKDHWMEFGTVPQNCQHTRQPTRGPAIHLARNREPRVRARQRRESERLGDIKEGFVVSGSGTVLSEFVEEEFQDGKTHHPGAYSILPTLGLRDFFLSDNVNLEDLSLSHIDLSTIIEAFKYEGDPQHFDKEAYVANVAEALGLNPIQLSQTFEELASAKQASAVAYVKDTTIALGVDKIYEDALGVDLTTMTKRVNQFSEVETFKKETFEETVAEEDDIASTKSPQAFEEVVNTKKTRIEAITKDMAASLGVNLTTVTEALMKVTHEQGSIDKETLAKYLAVEMGFDSTTIFKALDRGIDVQDLDEDSFLRKINKTAGIEDSHYNHVKNKAGGNFEDLEAVLVSSTTSANVESFVRATLNSTNLKSLTVKDLPERIKEKMLSLLRSQREKSLRKRRLPGADNLGESHADKELREGKINCADSEVRFSSAEDPVLDKEGSDKPETAADLSAHESIQKKSRSRKRKNSVKNRSEHHDKANVTLGQPMISLPSNSPSFSSSLDADGAEEHWGRMRAPRLGSSSSQLSASRTSMYTSDTARVPRVTDSRASMVGKYSRAMGSARARKDLSSSNLQDRVSNDAFGDSDNLYDYDQGDTGNGPKQARRKMRKKEKGEHPKKPKHYHSIVIEDMSVSHENKSSTHLTSTFGSHAKLSQMRLSLASMSLSNANSAVSCGSMVLSKRSSRPTSSVMVTEHPQNRKPTPEPLEVEGAREEIDKLPELITAEDITVPVDSDSTSPTQAHKAESQSNESIEELFANPYRGKPLLSIEDFNVIHRLPLSSAFTFSFFEIPRQHRLHNETIRKAANQIGRRKKPSSHFRTKSAP, from the exons ATGCTTTGGTTACCAGATTCCCTCG AAGAACCCAAGGCTGCTCAAGGCGACAAATCGTCGCAACTTGTTCCAAATAGgagaaaaaag ATTTCACGAGTGGGAAAAGTTTTTCCGAAAACATCTTGTAAGGAGAAAGTCGTTGCAAAACTCGATTTTCAATGCGTTGGTTTGGAGAAGGATAAGGATGTTTCTCTCCCAACTGTGTACAATGAGAAACCGCACCAGAGGAGCCATGAGACCGAGGAGCGAGTACTGTCAGCTGCACTGAAGCCTGGTGAAGGACAGGACCCAGCA GGTAAAATGGACTTGTGCCACCTTCAACTACCAGAATTACCCAGCATTCTTGGCAATCGTCGTGGCAGTGCGCTGCCCTCAAGTCCGGATGCGAATGAACGGTTGGATTTACTTGTCAAGGGGGATACTCAGTCGAAGGATGTTTTAGGTTTCCCTGAGGGTAAAGAAAAGCCGTTTGATTTCGCCCCAGAGGAG GTCATAAGATCTAACCTCGAACCACTCATAAATACACTGTTTGAAGAAGACGAGTTCTTTCTGCGAGATTTCGAAGGAGAAGGACTCGACCGTATTCTCTTTATTCGCAAAATGGGCGTTTATGTCGAG ATAAAAACTAAAGAATATCAACCTGGTATTTTTTGCACCCTGCTATTCCATTGTCCCCGATGTAAAGATCATTGGATGGAATTTGGAACCGTGCCTCAAAACTGTCAGCATACACGACAACCAACCCGCGGGCCCGCGATACATTTGGCCCGTAACAGGGAGCCTCGCGTTAGAGCGAGGCAGCGCAGGGAGTCAGAAAGATTAGG CGATATTAAAGAGGGATTCGTCGTCTCTGGAAGTGGAACTGTTCTTAGTGAATTTGTTGAAGAAGAATTCCAAGATGGTAAAACCCACCACCCCGGGGCTTACTCGATTTTACCAACCTTAGGACTACGCGACTTCTTCCTATCGGATAACGTCAATCTGGAAGATCTGAGTCTTTCGCACATCGACTTGTCGACGATTATCGAGGCGTTTAAATATGAAGGAGATCCACAACACTTCGATAAAGAAGCGTATGTTGCGAATGTAGCAGAAGCCCTGGGACTTAATCCAATTCAATTATCCCAAACTTTTGAAGAACTTGCAAGCGCGAAGCAAGCAAGCGCGGTAGCGTATGTTAAGGATACGACCATAGCTCTGGGCGTTGACAAAATTTACGAAGATGCTCTGGGCGTTGACTTGACGACAATGACAAAAAGGGTCAATCAATTTAGTGAGGTTGAGACTTTCAAGAAGGAAACGTTTGAAGAAACCGTAGCAGAAGAAGATGACATCGCCTCGACCAAGAGTCCACAAGCTTTTGAGGAAGTCGTTAATACTAAGAAGACACGCATTGAGGCAATTACTAAAGATATGGCAGCAAGTCTCGGTGTAAACTTGACAACGGTGACAGAAGCCTTGATGAAGGTTACTCATGAACAAGGAAGTATTGATAAAGAAACTCTTGCAAAATATTTGGCAGTCGAAATGGGCTTTGACTCGACAACCATTTTCAAAGCTTTAGATAGAGGCATCGATGTGCAAGACTTGGATGAAGACTCGTTTCTtaggaaaataaataaaacggCTGGAATTGAGGATAGTCATTATAATCATGTCAAGAATAAAGCTGGAGGCAACTTCGAAGACTTAGAAGCAGTTCTAGTTAGTTCTACGACAAGCGCAAATGTCGAATCATTTGTAAGGGCAACCTTAAATTCGACAAACCTTAAGAGCTTGACGGTGAAAGATTTGCCTGAGAGGATAAAGGAGAAAATGTTGTCATTGCTTCGTTCACAAAGAGAAAAATCTTTGAGGAAGAGAAGATTACCAGGAGCGGACAATCTAGGTGAAAGCCATGCCGACAAAGAACTGCGTGAAGGGAAAATTAATTGTG CCGACTCAGAAGTAAGGTTTTCTTCTGCTGAAGACCCTGTTCTGGATAAAGAGGGTTCGGATAAACCGGAAACAGCCGCGGACCTCTCAGCTCACGAATCA ATACAAAAGAAATCTCGttctaggaaaagaaaaaattccgTGAAGAACAGATCTGAACATCACGATAAAGCAAACGTGACGCTTGGCCAACCAATGATCTCTCTTCCAAGCAACAGTCCGTCATTTTCTTCCTCACTGGACGCTGATGGCGCGGAAGAACACTGGGGACGAATGCGAGCACCTAGACTGGGTTCCAGTAGCTCGCAATTGTCAGCGTCGCGTACGTCAATGTATACGTCTGACACGGCGCGAGTTCCACGCGTGACTGACTCGCGGGCCTCGATGGTAGGGAAATATAGCAGGGCAATGGGAAGTGCGCGCGCCCGAAAGGACCTGTCATCTTCAA ACCTTCAGGATCGGGTGTCGAATGATGCCTTTGGAGACAGCGACAACTTGTATGACTATGACCAAGGAGACACAGGGAACGGACCCAAACAAGCACGCCGAAAAatgaggaagaaagaaaaaggcgAGCACCCCAAGAAGCCAAAACACTATCACAGCATAGTGATTGAAGATATGTCCGTCAGCCATGAGAACAAGTCATCGACTCACTTGACTTCTACATTTGGTTCACATGCGAAGCTAAGCCAAATGCGTTTGTCACTTGCCTCAATGTCACTTAGCAACGCGAATAGTGCTGTATCGTGTGGCTCAATGGTGCTGAGTAAGCGATCTTCTCGTCCCACCAGCAGCGTTATGGTAACAGAACATCCGCAGAATCGGAAACCAACACCTGAGCCTCTAGAGGTGGAAGGAGCAAGAGAAGAGATTGATAAACTACCTGAGTTGATCACAGCTGAGGACATAACAGTACCAGTGGACAGCGATTCCACGTCACCCACACAGGCGCACAAGGCTGAATCCCAAAGCAATGAAAGCATTGAAGAGCTTTTTGCAAATCCTTACAGGGGAAAACCACTGTTGTCGATTGAGGATTTTAACGTGATACACCGTCTCCCACTATCAAGTGCCTTTACATTCTCATTCTTTGAAATTCCAAGACAGCATCGGCTTCACAATGAAACTATCAGAAAGGCCGCAAACCAGATTGGCCGGCGAAAAAAGCCATCGAGTCATTTTCGAACCAAAAGCGCACCCTGA
- the LOC136896053 gene encoding uncharacterized protein, whose product MADEAASAEENRACTKTSKRKLKRLQVEAASKLRCEVCPDKKFTSLKMYDDHMASKKHLKKKRKKETTDAWICGACDLTLSSQKEWTKHLVGQRHHSKLEEWGAKLFTTSSPVTQQEIESLDDSQFEEIEDD is encoded by the exons atggcggacgaagcTGCATCAGCTGAAGAAAATAGAGCTTGCACTAAGACGTCAAAACGAAAACTAAAACGGCTGCAG GTGGAAGCTGCTTCAAAGTTGAGATGCGAAGTGTGTCCTGACAAGAAATTCACATCGCTTAAGATGTACGATGATCACATGGCTTCCAAAAAGcacttgaagaagaaaaggaagaaagaaaccACAGATGCATGGATTTGTGGAGCCTGTGATCTGACACTTAGCTCGCAAAAGGAGTGG ACCAAACATCTCGTTGGTCAACGGCACCACAGCAAGCTTGAAGAATGGGGCGCAAAGCTATTCACAACAAGTTCCCCAGTAACACAACAGGAGATAGAATCCCTTGATGATTCTCAATTCGAAGAGATAGAAGACGATTAA
- the LOC136896050 gene encoding major facilitator superfamily domain-containing protein 3-like isoform X2, whose translation MASPHIIIQICLALQYTLQGTLYGMQLKCLPIILRQTDRCGKKNLWLSVNYAGIGIALSLAKTDNHAVFSTSLVLLNLCSATVDLTLGKITIVNFHGKDLSKASSLQIISYKLGFLFGGGIALLLSDFYFSGKGILGPLATIYFVLSIMFFVTKSSSRPQICHTTGNVTKSSKITGLKQTRELTWMIICACVYKFASHSSQSIFTMFLVDKGDSVARLGFMSGIAGQGISIAVASMCGILLTTEWMSPTQMLLLTSILTVFSVALQLYAVFSCIHGNSTFIVFVLLLQGIVHGSQASPVYTLMLRCSQNAPPSLRTTCYSFLGTLEILGKQLSLFLAGVLAELFGYGVGLSASLAVSLMVVTLVWCCPVELKKTSV comes from the exons ATGGCAAGTCCCCACATTATCATACAGATATGTTTAGCTTTGCAGTACACCTTGCAGGGTACGCTATACGGAATGCAACTCAAATGTCTGCCGATAATTCTACGGCAAACAG ATCGCTGTggcaagaaaaacctctggttgTCGGTGAACTACGCTGGAATTGGCATTGCTCTGTCGTTGGCTAAAACAGACAATCACGCGGTGTTCTCTACTTCCCTTGTTCTACTTAATCTGTGTTCGGCAACTGTTGATTTAACTCTTGGGAAAATCACCATTGTCAATTTTCACGGAAAGGATCTTTCTAAGGCCAGCTCGCTTCAGATTATTAGCTACAAACTTGGCTTTTTATTTGGTGGAGGCATTGCACTTCTTCTGTCTGACTTTTATTTTTCCGGTAAGGGAATTTTGGGTCCTCTAGCGACGATTTATTTCGTGTTGTCGATCATGTTTTTTGTCACGAAATCGTCTTCCAGACCGCAAATTTGTCACACAACGGGAAATGTCACGAAATCCTCAAAAATAACTGGATTGAAACAAACACGTGAGCTCACCTGGATGATAATTTGTGCGTGTGTGTACAAGTTTGCCTCGCATTCTTCCCAGTCCATATTCACGATGTTTTTGGTTGACAAAGGTGACAGTGTAGCCCGGCTCGGTTTCATGTCAGGAATAGCTGGACAAGGCATATCCATAGCAGTCGCTTCCATGTGTGGAATATTGTTGACCACAGAATG GATGAGCCCAACACAAATGTTACTTTTGACTTCGATTCTGACTGTTTTCTCAGTCGCCTTACAACTCTACGCAGTATTCAGTTGTATCCATGGTAACAGCACGTTCATAGTCTTTG TCTTATTGTTACAAGGCATAGTGCATGGGTCCCAGGCCAGTCCGGTTTACACACTGATGTTACGCTGTTCCCAAAATGCACCTCCTTCTTTACGCACGACTTGTTATTCCTTCCTGGGTACGCTGGAGATACTTGGCAAACAGCTGTCCTTGTTCTTAGCAGGCGTTTTAGCAGAGCTCTTTGGCTATGGCGTTGGATTAAGCGCATCACTAGCGGTCTCTTTAATGGTGGTAACACTGGTTTGGTGCTGCCCGGTGGAACTAAAAAAGACTTCCGTTTAA
- the LOC136896050 gene encoding major facilitator superfamily domain-containing protein 3-like isoform X1 gives MASPHIIIQICLALQYTLQGTLYGMQLKCLPIILRQTGSSLVLIGSLNLLTFPWLIKSLWAPILDRCGKKNLWLSVNYAGIGIALSLAKTDNHAVFSTSLVLLNLCSATVDLTLGKITIVNFHGKDLSKASSLQIISYKLGFLFGGGIALLLSDFYFSGKGILGPLATIYFVLSIMFFVTKSSSRPQICHTTGNVTKSSKITGLKQTRELTWMIICACVYKFASHSSQSIFTMFLVDKGDSVARLGFMSGIAGQGISIAVASMCGILLTTEWMSPTQMLLLTSILTVFSVALQLYAVFSCIHGNSTFIVFVLLLQGIVHGSQASPVYTLMLRCSQNAPPSLRTTCYSFLGTLEILGKQLSLFLAGVLAELFGYGVGLSASLAVSLMVVTLVWCCPVELKKTSV, from the exons ATGGCAAGTCCCCACATTATCATACAGATATGTTTAGCTTTGCAGTACACCTTGCAGGGTACGCTATACGGAATGCAACTCAAATGTCTGCCGATAATTCTACGGCAAACAGGTTCGTCTTTGGTCCTCATTGGCTCGCTTAACTTGCTGACCTTTCCTTGGCTTATTAAATCCCTTTGGGCTCCAATTCTAGATCGCTGTggcaagaaaaacctctggttgTCGGTGAACTACGCTGGAATTGGCATTGCTCTGTCGTTGGCTAAAACAGACAATCACGCGGTGTTCTCTACTTCCCTTGTTCTACTTAATCTGTGTTCGGCAACTGTTGATTTAACTCTTGGGAAAATCACCATTGTCAATTTTCACGGAAAGGATCTTTCTAAGGCCAGCTCGCTTCAGATTATTAGCTACAAACTTGGCTTTTTATTTGGTGGAGGCATTGCACTTCTTCTGTCTGACTTTTATTTTTCCGGTAAGGGAATTTTGGGTCCTCTAGCGACGATTTATTTCGTGTTGTCGATCATGTTTTTTGTCACGAAATCGTCTTCCAGACCGCAAATTTGTCACACAACGGGAAATGTCACGAAATCCTCAAAAATAACTGGATTGAAACAAACACGTGAGCTCACCTGGATGATAATTTGTGCGTGTGTGTACAAGTTTGCCTCGCATTCTTCCCAGTCCATATTCACGATGTTTTTGGTTGACAAAGGTGACAGTGTAGCCCGGCTCGGTTTCATGTCAGGAATAGCTGGACAAGGCATATCCATAGCAGTCGCTTCCATGTGTGGAATATTGTTGACCACAGAATG GATGAGCCCAACACAAATGTTACTTTTGACTTCGATTCTGACTGTTTTCTCAGTCGCCTTACAACTCTACGCAGTATTCAGTTGTATCCATGGTAACAGCACGTTCATAGTCTTTG TCTTATTGTTACAAGGCATAGTGCATGGGTCCCAGGCCAGTCCGGTTTACACACTGATGTTACGCTGTTCCCAAAATGCACCTCCTTCTTTACGCACGACTTGTTATTCCTTCCTGGGTACGCTGGAGATACTTGGCAAACAGCTGTCCTTGTTCTTAGCAGGCGTTTTAGCAGAGCTCTTTGGCTATGGCGTTGGATTAAGCGCATCACTAGCGGTCTCTTTAATGGTGGTAACACTGGTTTGGTGCTGCCCGGTGGAACTAAAAAAGACTTCCGTTTAA